Genomic segment of Nasonia vitripennis strain AsymCx chromosome 1 unlocalized genomic scaffold, Nvit_psr_1.1 chr1_random0005, whole genome shotgun sequence:
TGTgtgttaaaataataatttcgaaaaGGGCAACTGACTTATTTTTCATACTTATTAGTTATGATTAATTCTAGCTTACCTACTGATCTTTAATGCTTGACCTTTTcaaaactgatttcactacattcactaacgtatatatttatgagAATATATGGAGAAACCTTTGTAAGCTACAAACATTTGACAATTCTTTTAAGAATTTCGtaaattttcaagaaaaaataagaatcatAATACAAAGATACATCAGATTTGTGAGGATGGAGCCAtaacttatagttgccaacattttacctaGTAAAAGGTGTTTTTCAAAACGATTTCACACCCGTTTAATAAGTTGAACCAAACTTTTAAAGAAATAGCTTCGACGCAAACGACCTGTCGAGAGTCGTTTATTCTTTTCATTTGTGTTCACATACGATGCTGGATCTCTTAAAGCTATTGGGACCTGACACCGGGGGTCCATAGATATAGCTAACCAAGAAGGCGATCACTATCCCATCGATTAACACGGAGTTTAAGCGGATGTGCCTGGTCACTATCTGTGTCTGGAGTCGGGAGTTATTCCTGCTGCCTCCTGCGATGCACTTGGTCCAGCCGACATTGGTATCCTGTCCCATTACCGCTCTGGCTTGTCTGCATCCTTGAGTTCCTTGCCATTCCTTAGTATGCTCCCTCTCAACCCAGCCCCAGATTTCGCCCGTTAGCAGGCACCTTGCGGCACCTGTGTAGGGCTCTGGCCCGACTGGAGGGTGTTTAGCTCCCAAAGCTGCAAGTCTATCTGCTATTTCGTTACCCCTGATCCCGGTGTGCCCTGGGACCCAGAGCAGCCTGACCTTGTTGTTGTGAGCGGTCAGCTGATTTACAACCACTTTGCATTTCCAGACCAGTCTGGACGTCGTCCTATGAGCCATAAGTGCTCTAAGTGCCGCCAGACTGTCTGAACAAATGGTGATAATTCTATCCCTTGCGCCGAGTTCAATGTTCCTCTGAGCGCAGGTCAGTATAGCGTATATCTCGGTCTAGAAGACCGTAGCATACCGCCCCAGGGAAAAGAAAGTTCCTCTTCCATCCCTTTGGCAGTAGTACCCCGAACCAGTGCCAGTCTCTGCCCTAGAGCCATCTGTGTACCAGACGTCCCCAGTTCCTGGTAGACTATCCATGCGGGCCTTCCATTCTTCTCCTGTCAGTATCACGACCCCGTATCTTCTTCCAAAGAAGTAGCGCGGGATCATCATATCAGTTTTGATGGAAAATTCCTGCAAGAGACCCACCCCACCCGGCAGCCGGGTGAGCCTCGTGCCTTGTGTCCATTGTCCGTACGCATTGAGTCTGTGCGCTGCCTTAGCAGCCATCCCAATGATAGTAAGATGGAGTGGTTCCACCTTCACAAGGATTCCAAATGCCTTGCTCTAGCACCCGCCAGCTCCGCCCTGGGCCACCAGACCAACGCGGCGTAGGCCAGACGAGGTACCAGCACGGCCCTGTATAGCCACAGTATAATCCGGGGACTTAGTCCCCATGTACTGCCAAATGCCCTGCGACATGTCCAGAGAGCCACCAGGAATTTATCGCACTGGGCCGTGAAATGCTTCTCCCAGGTTAACTTTTTATCCAGAACAATGCCGAGGTACTTAGCTGAGTCCTTTACCTGTAGGGCGACTCCAGAGAGTTTGGGCGCTCTGTAGGCATCTAACTTGTACTTGCGGGAGAAGATCATCATTTCGACTTTATCCGGGTTAACCGAAATTCCCGTCGAGCAGCACCATCTCTCCACTTTCCTTAATGCAAGCTGCATGGCGTCCATCGCTGCGCCAATTTCACTTCCTTTTATCAGTATCAGGAAATCGTCCGCGTAGGCTTGAGCATAGCAGCCCCACCCATTCAGCGCTTCCAGTAGCCCATTTGCCACCAGGCACCAAATGTTGGGCGACACCACCCCGCCCTGCGCGAATTCCTTACTGACCTTGCCGGAGACCGTTACGGTTCCGAGACTGGAGATCACAGTCCTGCGTGTAAGCATGCCCTGAAGCCATTTTATTAATAGTCCAGGCATCCCATGTATTCCTGCCTCTTTGACAACTGCTTCATGCAGTTAAACGCTCCCTCTATGTCTAGAAATACTCCCACCATTACCTCCCCCCTTTCCAGCTACTCCTCAATGCGCCAAACCGCCGAGTGTAAGGCAGTCTCTGTAGAGAATCTCGTCCTGTACGCATGCTGGTTAGGGTGAAGAGGAAGCACGGTTAGTATATCGTCTTGAATAAATCTATCCACCAATCTTTTTAGTGTCTTGAACACAAAGGAGTTAAGACTTATAGGTCTATAATCCTTGACGGTGGCGTGACTTGACTTCCCTAACTTAGGAATAAACACAACCTTGGCCGTTTTCCATATTTCAGGTACATGAGCCAAAGCTACACTTGCTCTGAAGAGCTTTACTAAGGGGCCAACCAGTCCCTCCAGCCCCTCTTGAAGGAATGCCGAGTAGATTCCGTCGATGCCCGGCGCCTTGAAGGGTTGAAAGTTCCTTATGGCCCACTTGACCTATTCCGGTGTGACGACCTTCGCCGCCAGATCCCATGCCGCCCTCGGCTGCCTATTCCTACCCGAGCTCTCATTCTCCATCTCATGGGAGAGCCGGAAGCCCGGGAAGTTGGCTTCCAGAAGTAGTTTTAAACACTCCTCTTCCGAGGTTGTGTATTCTCCTGTAGGCAGTCTGATTGCTTCAAGCCATACCTCAGGATTTTTCGCGAGTATCCGTAGGAGTCTGGCCGCGTCAGGATATCGCTCGATATCCTCGCAGTAGTCCCTCTATCCCTTGATTCTCACCACGTTGATGCGGTTTTTATATAGCCTCTGGGCTTCTCTGAGAATCCGCCAATCGACAATATTGCGAGTATTCTTGTCCCTGTTAAAGGTCCTCCCCGTTTCACGTCGCAGATCCTCTAGCTCCCAGTTCCACCATGGGGTACCCCATGTTCCCTTTGGGATGGTCCAGGGACAGCTTCTCTGGAAAGAGATGTTTACTATCTCACCTAGCTCAAATGCCCAATGATCAAGCTCATCCGTTGTTCCAAAGCTTGGTTTGAAGGATTGAAGCTTGTTCCTAAGGTTTTCCCTAAAGAACGCCCAGTCTGTTTTCCTGGGATTCCTAAAGGCTCTTGTTTCCGAGCATCTTTCCTTCCATTCGAATTGGATGTATCTGTGGTCGGACAGTGAAGGTTCGTTAGATACCCGCCAGCTGCCCACCCACCCCTCCATTCCAACTGTACACAGAGTTAGGTCAATCACCTCACTTCTAACCGAATTGCAGAAGGTAGGTTCTCTGCCCCTGTTCATAATATACAGACTCGTCGTTACCAGATACTGCAGCAGTGCGTCGCCTCTGCCGTTAGTATCCAAACTGCCCTAAACTATGTGATGAGCATTAGCGTCGCATCCCAGTATAAGAGGAATGCTTCGCTGTCTATAGTGTTCAACAAGATCTTGTACCTCCCTTGGTGGGGGCTCTTCCTGAGATTCGTATGGGAAGTAGCCAGAGGCCACCACAACCTCCCTCTCAGAGCCCCCTCCTACAGGGAGTTTGATGCATTTTAATCTATACCTagacttgtttttttcttgtttttgttttaccaATTTGTTGACAAGATTTTCAGTTCAAGATTATGCATGTGTATTTTTTCATGGCGATTTTCCGATCACTGGTGATTTTAGCTGCGTTCCGCGAACTATCCTTACCATTATAACTCAGAAATTAAATGTTGAACTTTTCTTTGAAACATCATGATTATGGAATGTTATTGTTACTATAGactactttaattttaagttatttcaTAAAGCATATCCGGAGAAAAACGAGAAGGAGGAATTTTAACTCCAACCTGCAgagtttctttttctgtttgtTTCTCTTTGGCAATCGGCGCGCGTTATCGTGACGAATGTTAATTCTCGAGTAAGGCACCAACGTATACATCCCATTAGATGGCAGTCTGTAAGCCTATTTATAATAGTGTGATTGCACAGTAGAAAAATACTTGAAgctaaataaatacaataaatgaataagaaatttaataataaatgaagagtttacaaattttcttttcatgcCGATAACATGCCATCAACTatagataataatataatataaacaattatagctatgcgagaaaaagagaggtagaattataattgattatgtatatataattgattcgaaataattatatctatcaaacaaaaaagtacaaaaactttatagaattatatatgaagtCAAAGCAATTcagatattaaagcaatacgtaatgttgaaggaagctacgtgccaaattAGCAAATGCTTAAGATGGCAAATTTTAAGATacagattatacatacatataaccATGCATTTAGTGAATAAAAGCAGTTGCAGCAAGGTCTATTATATTCGAGaaggaattattttttatcatgagtattaaaaatagttttttcgTTTTTGTCTTACGTTTAAGCAttccaaaaaatgtttgtcatGATGAAAAgttgtgttttcaaaatacctaaaactattatatttacctttttttatgtaaaatgttTAGCCgcaagtttaataataaataactgaTTTATTGCTGTTAACTTGAGTTAGAAGTAATTTCATCGTCAAATatccattttccatagatctacaacttttctaaCTAACATTGTTTCTAGAATGCTTAGTATCCGAGTTTCAGtggaaaatttgttttaagCAACTTTCCACAGTGTACGTATTCGCGGAATCAAGCAGAAGGGGACCTAACCAccttaaaataatgtttatgATACTGtcatatttgaaaaaaaaaataaataaactgatagatgtttaaaatacattataatatatgttatatatagtaaaaacgaaaaaaaacagttttaaatattttttttatggcctTATATGCTCAAAAATAGCTATGCTAATAAGCATGCTGGTTTTTTACTGACCGCAGGATTCAAAAGCACTGGAGCATCATATTAAAACAAATCAATAGTTATTTTGTTTGTTGTGAGTGTTTTCCTGGTCCGAGTGtgggatttaaaaaaaacagctaGCCGTAAAAAGTTTAATGGAATGAAAgtcaaaatttttgtatttttcctgattttattgaaaactttGACTATCGTtccataaaattttttaaggttagctTTTCTTCAAAATCCCACACTTGGACCATGAGAACACTCACAACGAACAAAATAACCATTGATTTGTTGTAATACGATGCTTCAGATCTCTTGAATTTTGCGGTCAGTGAACAATACTTAATCATCTCAATATTAACTTTTGTCAAATAACATTAAATATCACagttataagtattttcactattttttttttattaatattacatttttgttCAATATATATCAcattattcacttttttacaCTTTTGCAAACTTTTGTGTTCATCACTGACTGAGACTACTAATAGCGACTGGTATAGTTCAATACTTTTTTGATAACTTCTCATAATACTTTTAATTATCTGACTGCGTCTCAATACTTATTAGACCTCTGAATACGCCAAGCCAAATCTGTAAACACAACATATAATCttagaatgaaaaattacaattaaaaaatttaaaatattgtatttgtgCTTTTTATACACGCCCcttagaattaaaataaaatttcagtaTCCGCCACTGACATATTCATTATCAGCAGTGGGAATATTCAATTGCCTTCTCAATCTTCGTGCTTCTTTTGAATTCATTTCTGTTTGTTTCTCAGCTTCCTTGATACGTAATTGGTCCTTTATCACTGCAGCAGATAATGCATTTTTGCCAGGTTCAATATCAAGGTTagacatgagaaataataatccTTTCCAGCCAATCGAAAACATAATGCACGCTATATATGCTGATATTTCTAATGTTTCAAGTCCAACAAAATCAGTCTTTGGTGCGATGTTCCATAAAACATTATTGAAGGACATGTTAGCATTCTGCGTCTATCCACCTAAATATTTTCTAAGAAGCTCCGGCTCAGATAGTTTTTTAAACACATCTTCAATTTCATCTAAAAATTGCTTTTGGTATTGCTGGAGGATGGACATAATCTTGTTCTTTACCTTCTGCTAATGCCTTTTGATATTTGCACCAAGATCCGGATACAGTAGGGCAGTACATATGTTGGGGATTTTCATCAGTCGAacctttatgaaaaaaatggcCCAAATTGCTCTGGTCATGTCTTCTAAAGAATCAGAATTTCCTCTGATAGCATTTCCATAATATGTTTGTAGTTCG
This window contains:
- the LOC116415865 gene encoding uncharacterized protein LOC116415865 produces the protein MSFNNVLWNIAPKTDFVGLETLEISAYIACIMFSIGWKGLLFLMSNLDIEPGKNALSAAVIKDQLRIKEAEKQTEMNSKEARRLRRQLNIPTADNEYGSLDTNGRGDALLQYLVTTSLYIMNRGREPTFCNSVRSEVIDLTLCTVGMEGWVGSWRVSNEPSLSDHRYIQFEWKERCSETRAFRNPRKTDWAFFRENLRNKLQSFKPSFGTTDELDHWAFELGEIVNISFQRSCPWTIPKGTWGTPWWNWELEDLRRETGRTFNRDKNTRNIVDWRILREAQRLYKNRINVVWLEAIRLPTGEYTTSEEECLKLLLEANFPGFRLSHEMENESSGRNRQPRAAWDLAAKAPGIDGIYSAFLQEGLEGLVGPLVKLFRASVALAHVPEIWKTAKVVFIPKLGKSSHATVKDYRPISLNSFVFKTLKRLVDRFIQDDILTVLPLHPNQHAYRTRFSTETALHSAVWRIEE